The proteins below are encoded in one region of Bacillus vallismortis:
- a CDS encoding YneF family protein encodes MTLWVGILVGVVALLIGVALGFFIARKYMMSYLKKNPPINEQMLRMMMMQMGMKPSQKKINQMMKAMNNQTK; translated from the coding sequence ATGACTTTATGGGTTGGCATCCTAGTGGGCGTTGTTGCATTGCTCATAGGTGTTGCACTCGGGTTTTTTATTGCTCGTAAATATATGATGAGCTATCTTAAAAAGAATCCGCCTATTAATGAACAAATGTTACGCATGATGATGATGCAAATGGGAATGAAACCTTCTCAAAAGAAAATTAATCAAATGATGAAAGCCATGAATAATCAAACGAAATAA
- the fosB gene encoding metallothiol transferase FosB: protein MEIQGINHLLFSVSHLDTSIDFYCKVFDAKLLVKGRTTAYFDLNGIWLALNEEPDIPRNDIKASYTHIAFTIQDREFEDILAKLKRLHVNILPGRERNERDRKSIYFTDPDGHKFEFHTGSLQDRLQFYKQEKTHMKFYD, encoded by the coding sequence GTGGAGATACAAGGAATCAATCATTTGTTATTTTCTGTTTCTCATTTGGACACATCGATCGATTTTTATTGCAAAGTGTTTGATGCCAAGCTGCTGGTCAAGGGAAGAACAACAGCATATTTTGATTTGAATGGCATCTGGCTTGCACTTAATGAAGAGCCTGACATTCCGAGAAATGACATCAAGGCATCTTATACACATATTGCTTTTACTATTCAAGATCGTGAATTTGAAGACATATTAGCAAAATTAAAAAGGCTTCATGTCAATATTCTGCCTGGCAGAGAACGAAATGAACGCGATCGAAAGTCTATTTATTTTACCGACCCTGACGGCCATAAATTTGAATTTCATACTGGAAGCCTTCAAGACAGACTTCAGTTTTATAAACAGGAAAAAACACATATGAAATTTTATGATTGA
- a CDS encoding DUF896 domain-containing protein, with protein sequence MISNEKIARINELAAKAKAGVITEEEKAEQQKLRQEYLKGFRSSMKNTLKSVKIIDPEGNDVTPEKLKKEKRNNKLH encoded by the coding sequence ATGATTTCAAACGAAAAAATTGCCAGAATTAATGAACTTGCTGCCAAAGCCAAAGCTGGCGTTATAACAGAAGAAGAAAAAGCCGAACAGCAAAAGCTCCGTCAAGAGTACCTGAAAGGTTTTCGCTCTTCTATGAAAAACACATTAAAAAGTGTGAAAATCATTGACCCAGAAGGCAATGATGTTACACCAGAAAAACTTAAAAAAGAAAAAAGAAATAATAAACTTCACTAA
- the lexA gene encoding transcriptional repressor LexA, with protein sequence MTKLSKRQLDILSFIKAEVKSKGYPPSVREIGEAVGLASSSTVHGHLARLETKGLIRRDPTKPRAIEILDEEVDIPQSQVVNVPVIGKVTAGSPITAVENIEEYFPLPDRMVPPDEHVFMLEIMGDSMIDAGILDRDYVIVKQQNTANNGEIVVAMTEDDEATVKRFYKEDTHIRLQPENPTMAPIILQNVSILGKVIGVFRTVH encoded by the coding sequence ATGACGAAGCTATCAAAAAGGCAACTTGATATCCTCAGTTTCATTAAAGCAGAGGTTAAATCAAAAGGATATCCGCCTTCCGTAAGAGAGATCGGAGAGGCTGTCGGGCTTGCGTCCAGCTCAACTGTCCACGGCCACTTGGCCCGTTTGGAAACAAAAGGGCTGATCAGACGAGATCCGACAAAACCAAGAGCAATAGAAATTCTTGATGAAGAAGTAGACATTCCGCAAAGCCAGGTCGTTAATGTACCGGTCATCGGGAAAGTCACGGCGGGATCTCCTATTACAGCAGTAGAAAATATTGAAGAATATTTTCCGCTTCCCGACCGTATGGTTCCCCCAGACGAGCATGTGTTTATGCTTGAGATTATGGGAGACAGTATGATTGATGCAGGTATTCTCGATAGGGATTATGTCATCGTTAAACAGCAAAACACAGCGAACAACGGGGAAATTGTCGTTGCGATGACAGAAGATGATGAGGCTACGGTAAAACGTTTCTATAAAGAGGATACTCACATTCGCTTACAGCCTGAAAACCCAACGATGGCACCGATCATCCTACAGAATGTCAGCATTCTAGGGAAAGTGATTGGTGTGTTCAGAACCGTCCATTAA
- a CDS encoding Ger(x)C family spore germination protein, with product MKRKLKHPVTAIVIVCSLMTFATGCWSSREIEELGLTFAIAIDKGKETNIEKELKEEGGSYPKKDNMTLTYQFVNEKVAGAGQSGGGGGGQGTQKAYQNISETGDSLQQIGSEVALRRDREVFSPHLKVVVMSEDVLRTYPMDKMLDQFVRDNEIRLSCLVLSAKGKARDALQLKESGEIPAFRLTGLAENEHKVSRILRPVTLAKLIGKLHSGSSFLLQNVVSANGAVKYSGATVINGKSKKMIGSLDEYETEGITWIAGEGKGGVVKAHDKKSGQIIAYDINDIKSKIKPIVKGTDISFHIDIESEGDLVENWKTNETLDTQFIERIETNIENEVKKIVGHVLKKIQKEYKADVAGFDESLRLEHPDLWKKVKKNWEDTFSKAAITYSVNVTITHYGTVKTQ from the coding sequence GTGAAACGTAAACTCAAACACCCAGTAACCGCTATTGTCATAGTTTGTTCGCTAATGACTTTTGCAACAGGATGCTGGAGCAGCCGGGAAATAGAAGAGCTAGGTCTCACATTCGCTATCGCAATCGATAAAGGAAAGGAAACAAATATTGAGAAAGAGCTAAAAGAAGAGGGGGGGAGCTACCCGAAAAAAGACAACATGACGCTGACTTATCAATTTGTTAATGAAAAAGTGGCCGGCGCGGGACAAAGCGGAGGAGGCGGTGGCGGACAAGGAACGCAAAAAGCGTATCAAAATATTAGTGAAACAGGGGATTCGTTACAGCAGATTGGGAGCGAGGTTGCGTTAAGAAGGGACCGTGAAGTGTTCAGCCCGCATTTAAAAGTGGTTGTGATGAGTGAAGATGTATTGCGTACATACCCGATGGACAAAATGCTGGATCAATTTGTTCGTGATAATGAAATTAGGCTGAGCTGTCTTGTTTTATCTGCAAAAGGGAAGGCGAGAGATGCCCTCCAGCTGAAAGAGAGTGGTGAGATTCCGGCATTTCGGCTGACTGGATTAGCTGAGAATGAACATAAAGTTTCCAGAATACTGCGCCCTGTAACACTTGCGAAGCTAATCGGCAAACTGCATTCTGGCAGCAGCTTTTTACTGCAAAATGTGGTCTCGGCAAATGGAGCGGTCAAGTATTCCGGAGCAACGGTCATTAATGGGAAATCAAAAAAAATGATCGGTTCTTTAGATGAGTATGAAACGGAGGGGATTACATGGATAGCCGGGGAAGGCAAAGGCGGAGTTGTCAAAGCCCATGATAAAAAGAGCGGGCAGATTATTGCGTACGATATCAATGATATAAAAAGCAAAATCAAGCCTATCGTAAAAGGAACGGATATCTCATTCCATATTGACATTGAATCAGAAGGGGACTTGGTTGAAAACTGGAAAACCAATGAAACGTTGGACACCCAGTTTATAGAACGCATTGAGACGAATATTGAAAACGAAGTGAAAAAAATAGTCGGCCATGTATTAAAAAAAATCCAGAAAGAGTATAAAGCTGATGTTGCGGGTTTTGACGAATCATTAAGACTGGAACATCCTGACTTATGGAAAAAGGTGAAAAAGAACTGGGAAGACACCTTCAGTAAGGCTGCGATCACGTACAGCGTCAACGTCACAATTACTCATTATGGAACGGTTAAAACCCAGTAA
- a CDS encoding poly-gamma-glutamate hydrolase family protein: protein MKPAKVSLLRRLLHSLKHVDCNIVKRFPSTFKIVKLLIVFVMFIPISSIYAEDVYQNFEELKNNEEPSDYRIVTKEAGHPVLVLAIHGGGIEGGTSEVARELSKEYSMYVFEGLKSSGNFALHITSTHFDEPRALRMTKNHEYVISLHGYAEEDQQIEVGGTDRERAAGLVEELQNAGFPAVLLSTDHPHAGVSPNNIANKSKTGLSIQIEMSTGFRRSLFGIFSLKSRSVTQNERFYDFTEVMSRFLKSNY, encoded by the coding sequence ATGAAACCGGCCAAAGTATCCCTGCTCCGCCGTTTGCTCCATTCCCTGAAGCATGTTGATTGTAACATAGTCAAACGTTTCCCATCAACTTTTAAAATTGTTAAATTATTGATTGTTTTTGTGATGTTCATTCCCATTTCTTCAATTTACGCTGAAGATGTCTATCAGAATTTTGAGGAATTAAAAAACAATGAAGAGCCTTCGGATTACCGTATTGTAACGAAAGAAGCCGGACACCCTGTCCTTGTGTTAGCCATTCATGGAGGAGGGATTGAAGGCGGGACAAGTGAAGTAGCCAGAGAGCTGAGCAAAGAGTATTCGATGTATGTATTTGAAGGCTTAAAATCGTCAGGAAATTTTGCACTGCATATTACGAGCACGCATTTTGATGAACCCAGAGCCTTGAGGATGACGAAAAACCACGAATATGTCATTTCATTGCACGGGTATGCAGAAGAAGATCAGCAGATTGAAGTTGGCGGTACAGATCGCGAAAGAGCTGCAGGTTTAGTTGAAGAACTGCAAAATGCAGGTTTTCCTGCTGTCTTGCTTAGTACGGACCACCCGCATGCAGGCGTTAGTCCGAATAACATTGCAAATAAATCAAAAACAGGGCTGAGTATCCAGATCGAAATGAGCACAGGTTTTAGAAGATCTTTGTTCGGCATTTTTTCTTTAAAAAGCAGATCTGTTACTCAAAATGAGAGATTTTATGATTTTACAGAAGTAATGTCCCGTTTTCTGAAAAGTAACTACTGA
- a CDS encoding YndM family protein, with translation MKHLIALASKIAFTLALLYVILDRVYYASFLSVMLIAIFLGFVSYLSGDMLVLPRTNNITASLADFGLSFVLIWVFALTQTRNDFSPFAAALLSAVCLTVFEYFFHRYLLKNVLDETFRNELTARDNTLQYQTEAADEMYPDVTNEKHEE, from the coding sequence ATGAAACATCTCATTGCACTAGCCTCAAAGATTGCTTTCACTCTCGCCCTTTTATATGTGATATTAGACAGGGTCTACTACGCATCGTTTTTAAGTGTGATGTTGATTGCGATTTTCTTAGGTTTTGTCTCATATCTTTCCGGTGACATGCTCGTTCTTCCAAGAACAAACAATATTACAGCTTCATTAGCTGACTTTGGACTTTCATTCGTTTTGATTTGGGTCTTTGCTTTAACCCAAACAAGAAATGATTTTTCACCGTTTGCAGCCGCTCTTCTTTCCGCTGTCTGCCTGACTGTTTTTGAATACTTTTTTCATCGGTATTTACTGAAGAATGTGCTGGATGAAACATTCCGAAATGAACTGACAGCCAGAGATAACACTCTACAATATCAAACAGAAGCCGCTGATGAGATGTATCCTGACGTTACAAACGAGAAGCATGAGGAATAG
- a CDS encoding YndJ family protein: MLKLNGMISTLLFIGFLAAEAPDLSVAEALVLLSILFFVPGIFPFVFHQSPLKAVQFLECGFVRCYPAAAFFAVLALVTDVGWFALVWWIYTVFLALYALLRLRDTKIHRIEETSILFGLIYLAGGGFWFFAYAAHLQFMQFSPLIILLTAVHFHYSAFLIPIFNGLLGRITRKNRLLYSWMTWVILFSPILIALGISYSKILDVIAVGLYMAALYLQAYLVLTTAFRNKIGKILIRLSSAVLMVTITFSMIYSLGVFRQEVTLTINQMIWIHGFVNAFAVILPALIGWRIEGPKPFDAASVKTFSRIYGKRKIGKDFLAHIQAENNVQYRGLVDDMRSLRSKDFSPEKLAPFILSFYEQTVEYDVKAKVAWSTWFRPLAVVYEWISKRTGQIHLSTNPDWYKMYSKIKGVHSKKDGRKRVRAWIRTNEKNETIFTALYSVYRSNEEGYMNISLPLPFSSMTGILKPYHHQEKLVLTSKRRKNRAGDEGIYLQTRAGTFPLPLSETFLIEAAHDNRLTAVHHMWLFGLKFLTVHYIITYIRSNERT; encoded by the coding sequence ATGTTAAAACTAAATGGCATGATCAGTACGCTTTTATTTATAGGATTTCTTGCTGCGGAAGCACCCGATTTATCAGTGGCTGAGGCACTTGTATTGTTATCCATCCTATTTTTTGTGCCGGGGATTTTTCCTTTTGTGTTTCATCAATCGCCGCTTAAGGCTGTTCAATTTCTGGAATGTGGCTTCGTGCGATGCTATCCGGCAGCCGCTTTCTTTGCGGTGCTGGCTCTAGTGACAGACGTCGGGTGGTTCGCTCTGGTCTGGTGGATCTACACCGTTTTTTTGGCGTTGTACGCGCTCCTTCGGTTACGGGATACAAAGATACATAGAATCGAAGAGACATCAATTTTGTTCGGGCTTATCTATTTGGCGGGCGGAGGGTTTTGGTTTTTTGCTTATGCTGCACATTTGCAATTCATGCAATTTAGCCCTCTCATCATTTTGCTGACTGCAGTCCACTTCCACTATTCAGCTTTTCTGATCCCCATCTTTAACGGCTTGCTCGGGAGAATCACCAGAAAAAATCGGCTGTTGTACAGTTGGATGACATGGGTGATTTTGTTTTCACCCATTCTTATCGCGCTTGGGATTTCATATTCCAAAATACTTGATGTCATTGCAGTTGGCCTCTATATGGCGGCGCTTTATCTTCAAGCATATTTGGTGCTCACCACAGCTTTTCGCAATAAGATTGGGAAAATCCTTATTCGGCTTTCTTCTGCCGTTTTAATGGTGACAATCACATTCTCGATGATTTATTCACTTGGTGTATTTCGGCAGGAAGTGACACTGACCATCAATCAGATGATTTGGATTCACGGTTTTGTCAACGCATTTGCCGTGATATTGCCTGCACTAATCGGATGGAGAATAGAAGGCCCGAAGCCTTTTGATGCGGCCAGTGTAAAGACGTTCAGTCGTATCTACGGAAAAAGAAAGATTGGAAAAGACTTTTTAGCTCATATTCAAGCTGAAAATAACGTCCAATACAGAGGGCTTGTGGATGATATGAGAAGCCTTCGCTCAAAAGACTTTTCACCTGAAAAACTGGCGCCGTTCATTCTATCGTTTTATGAACAAACCGTTGAGTATGATGTGAAGGCAAAAGTGGCGTGGAGCACGTGGTTTCGGCCGCTTGCTGTTGTTTACGAGTGGATTAGCAAAAGAACCGGACAAATTCATTTGTCGACGAACCCTGACTGGTATAAAATGTACAGCAAGATAAAGGGTGTTCATTCGAAAAAAGACGGCAGAAAAAGAGTGCGGGCCTGGATCAGAACAAACGAAAAAAACGAAACCATTTTTACCGCTCTGTATTCTGTGTATCGCTCAAATGAAGAGGGATATATGAACATCTCTCTCCCGCTCCCATTCAGCAGCATGACAGGCATTTTAAAGCCTTATCATCATCAGGAAAAACTGGTTTTGACAAGCAAGCGGAGAAAAAACAGAGCTGGGGATGAGGGGATTTATCTGCAAACCAGAGCGGGGACATTTCCGCTTCCATTATCTGAGACCTTTCTGATAGAAGCTGCACATGACAACAGATTAACCGCTGTTCATCACATGTGGCTGTTTGGATTGAAATTTTTAACTGTCCATTACATCATTACATATATTCGCTCAAATGAAAGAACCTAA
- the tkt gene encoding transketolase, producing MDTIEKKSVATIRTLSIDAIEKANSGHPGMPMGTAPMAYTLWTKFLNVSPSNPGWFNRDRFVLSAGHGSALLYSMLHLSGFDLSIEDLKGFRQWGSKTPGHPEFGHTAGVDATTGPLGQGIAMAVGMAIAERHLAETYNRDSFNVVDHYTYSICGDGDLMEGISSEAASLAGHLQLGRLIVLYDSNDISLDGDLDRSFSENVKQRFEAMNWEVLYVEDGNNIEELTAAIEKARQNEKKPTLIEVKTTIGFGSPNRAGTSGVHGAPLGKEESKLTKEAYAWTYEEDFYVPSEVYEHFAEAVKESGEKKEQEWNAQFNKYKEVYPELAEQLELAIKGELPKDWDQEVPVYEKGSSLASRASSGEVLNGLAKKIPFFVGGSADLAGSNKTTIKNEGDFTAVDYSGKNFWFGVREFAMGAALNGMALHGGLRVFGGTFFVFSDYLRPAIRLAALMGLPVTYVFTHDSIAVGEDGPTHEPVEQLASLRAMPNLSLIRPADGNETAAAWKLAVQSTEQPTALVLTRQNLPTIDQTAEEALAGVEKGAYVVSKPKNETPDALLIASGSEVGLAIEAQAELAKENIDVSVVSMPSMDRFDKQSIEYKNAVLPADVKKRLAIEMGASFGWGKYTGLEGDVLGIDRFGASAPGETIINEYGFSVPNVVNRVKALLNK from the coding sequence ATGGATACAATTGAAAAGAAATCGGTTGCTACCATTCGCACACTCTCAATAGACGCTATTGAAAAAGCAAATTCTGGTCACCCAGGGATGCCAATGGGGACAGCTCCAATGGCATACACACTATGGACAAAATTTTTGAACGTAAGTCCGTCAAACCCTGGCTGGTTTAACCGTGACCGTTTTGTTTTATCTGCCGGACATGGATCAGCACTTTTATACAGCATGCTTCATTTAAGCGGGTTTGATCTGAGCATCGAAGATCTTAAGGGATTCCGCCAGTGGGGCAGCAAAACACCTGGACATCCGGAATTCGGACATACTGCCGGTGTTGATGCGACAACAGGTCCGCTCGGCCAGGGAATTGCCATGGCTGTCGGAATGGCTATCGCTGAACGCCATTTAGCGGAAACTTACAACCGCGATTCATTTAACGTAGTCGATCATTATACATACAGTATCTGCGGTGATGGTGATTTAATGGAAGGTATTTCTTCTGAAGCAGCTTCACTTGCAGGCCACCTTCAGCTTGGCCGTCTGATCGTATTATACGATTCTAATGACATTTCTCTTGATGGAGATCTCGACCGTTCATTCTCTGAAAATGTGAAGCAGCGTTTTGAAGCAATGAATTGGGAAGTTCTTTATGTTGAGGATGGAAATAATATTGAAGAATTAACAGCGGCTATTGAAAAAGCACGCCAAAATGAAAAGAAACCTACATTAATCGAAGTGAAAACAACGATCGGATTTGGTTCACCTAACCGTGCCGGCACATCCGGTGTTCACGGTGCTCCGCTTGGTAAAGAGGAAAGCAAATTAACAAAAGAAGCATACGCGTGGACGTATGAAGAAGATTTTTACGTTCCTTCAGAAGTTTATGAGCATTTCGCTGAAGCGGTTAAAGAGTCAGGCGAGAAAAAGGAACAAGAATGGAATGCCCAATTCAATAAATATAAAGAAGTTTATCCTGAACTTGCTGAACAGCTTGAACTGGCAATCAAAGGAGAGCTTCCGAAGGATTGGGATCAAGAGGTTCCTGTTTATGAAAAAGGAAGCAGCTTGGCATCCCGTGCATCATCCGGTGAAGTTCTTAACGGACTTGCGAAAAAAATTCCTTTCTTTGTTGGAGGATCTGCTGACCTGGCGGGTTCAAACAAAACAACAATTAAAAATGAAGGTGATTTTACAGCGGTTGATTACTCAGGCAAAAACTTCTGGTTTGGTGTTCGTGAATTTGCGATGGGTGCAGCATTAAATGGCATGGCGCTCCATGGCGGACTTCGTGTATTCGGCGGAACTTTCTTCGTCTTCTCTGACTACCTGCGTCCGGCGATTCGCCTTGCAGCATTAATGGGTCTTCCTGTCACATATGTCTTCACACATGACAGTATTGCGGTTGGTGAAGACGGCCCGACACACGAGCCTGTTGAACAGCTTGCTTCACTCCGTGCGATGCCTAATCTTTCCTTGATCCGTCCTGCAGACGGCAATGAGACAGCGGCTGCATGGAAGCTCGCGGTGCAAAGCACTGAACAGCCAACAGCGCTTGTATTGACACGCCAAAACCTTCCGACAATTGACCAAACAGCTGAAGAAGCATTGGCAGGAGTAGAAAAAGGTGCGTATGTCGTTTCTAAACCTAAAAACGAAACACCTGACGCTCTTCTCATCGCTTCAGGCTCTGAGGTAGGTCTTGCGATTGAAGCGCAGGCTGAATTGGCAAAAGAAAATATCGATGTTTCTGTTGTCAGCATGCCATCAATGGACCGTTTTGACAAACAATCAATCGAATACAAGAACGCCGTCCTTCCTGCAGATGTGAAAAAACGTCTTGCAATTGAAATGGGCGCATCATTCGGATGGGGCAAATACACAGGACTTGAGGGAGATGTGCTCGGCATAGACCGATTCGGTGCATCCGCTCCTGGTGAAACCATCATCAATGAATACGGCTTCTCAGTTCCAAACGTAGTGAACCGAGTCAAAGCACTACTCAATAAGTAA
- the yneA gene encoding cell division suppressor protein YneA, whose protein sequence is MIMGKESIIFVGLFTVILSAVILLLSYSSNGQELNQYVKIEVQQGDTLWSIADQVTDKKKMNKQDFIEWVADKNYLQTTDIQPGDELVIPLKKKHQDAYELATVR, encoded by the coding sequence ATGATCATGGGTAAAGAATCTATTATTTTTGTCGGTCTGTTCACAGTGATTTTGAGCGCGGTTATCCTTTTGCTGTCATATTCAAGCAACGGCCAGGAGCTTAATCAGTATGTTAAAATAGAAGTCCAGCAAGGCGATACACTTTGGTCTATAGCTGACCAGGTAACAGATAAAAAGAAAATGAACAAACAAGATTTTATTGAATGGGTAGCTGATAAAAATTATCTTCAGACGACTGATATCCAGCCGGGAGATGAATTGGTGATTCCGTTGAAAAAAAAGCATCAGGATGCATATGAATTGGCAACTGTAAGATAG
- the ynzD gene encoding aspartyl-phosphate phosphatase YnzD, which produces MIKEHLLNEIEKKRAELLQIVMANGMTSHMTIELSQELDHLLIQYQKQRLRAVAGDE; this is translated from the coding sequence GTGATTAAAGAGCATCTATTAAATGAAATCGAAAAAAAAAGAGCAGAGCTGCTGCAAATTGTCATGGCGAACGGAATGACATCTCATATGACGATAGAGCTCAGTCAGGAGCTTGACCATCTTCTCATACAATATCAAAAGCAGCGCCTTCGAGCAGTAGCGGGTGACGAATGA
- a CDS encoding YneB family resolvase-like protein, with protein MKALIYARVSTNKEQQETSLKRQEEELTAIAAENGMEVVKVISEKASGYEMDRDGVFELLDEIKNSEIDVILVQDETRLGRGNAKIALLHCIYREGVKVYTTAHKGELELSEADSMVLEIVSIVEEYQRKIHNMKIKRGMKRAVKNGFKPQKNLKNQHENSGKERIEVPISEIVRLRANKLTFAEIAATLRGFGYDVSKATVHRRFQEYIENDDTAD; from the coding sequence ATGAAAGCACTCATTTATGCCCGCGTAAGCACAAATAAAGAACAGCAGGAGACGTCATTAAAGCGGCAGGAGGAGGAGCTTACGGCCATTGCGGCCGAGAACGGCATGGAAGTCGTCAAAGTGATTTCCGAAAAAGCAAGCGGATATGAAATGGATCGGGATGGTGTATTTGAGCTGCTTGATGAGATCAAGAATTCTGAAATTGATGTCATTTTGGTTCAGGATGAGACTAGGCTCGGACGGGGAAATGCAAAAATCGCACTGCTTCATTGCATCTATAGAGAAGGTGTGAAAGTCTATACAACCGCTCACAAAGGCGAACTGGAGTTATCGGAGGCTGATTCGATGGTGCTGGAGATCGTCAGCATTGTGGAAGAGTACCAGCGGAAAATTCACAACATGAAAATCAAGCGGGGCATGAAACGCGCAGTGAAAAACGGTTTTAAACCGCAAAAAAACCTGAAAAACCAACATGAAAACAGCGGAAAAGAAAGAATAGAGGTGCCCATCTCAGAGATTGTCCGCTTAAGGGCGAATAAACTGACGTTCGCAGAAATTGCGGCTACGCTCAGGGGGTTTGGCTATGATGTGTCTAAAGCGACAGTCCACCGGCGGTTTCAGGAATACATAGAGAATGACGATACAGCCGATTGA
- a CDS encoding DUF4166 domain-containing protein: MSSIYEKTIKNYHLLHPKLQKRYQLDESHTFSGTGTMSEISGGSFLVRMLLKLGVFFRCFFSERGKDIPFTIQNKASLLYRDTIGIEWNRTFFFKGKKRFFDAIMVYDEKDDRILDFFGSPHLLLSVLAFEAALDGSLTITSGKQWLLLCGKRIPLPKWLTGTSVVSESFDESKNCFTIQVHVQNTILGTLFFYKGTFQEEAKKSC, from the coding sequence GTGAGCTCGATTTATGAAAAAACGATCAAGAACTATCATTTGCTGCATCCCAAATTGCAAAAACGATATCAATTAGACGAATCTCATACATTCAGCGGAACAGGAACGATGTCAGAAATAAGCGGAGGCTCTTTTCTGGTCAGAATGCTGTTAAAGCTGGGTGTTTTTTTCAGGTGCTTCTTTTCAGAAAGAGGCAAAGACATCCCTTTTACGATACAAAATAAAGCTAGTCTTCTGTATCGGGACACCATCGGAATAGAATGGAACCGTACATTTTTCTTTAAAGGCAAAAAACGTTTCTTTGACGCGATCATGGTATATGACGAAAAAGACGACAGAATACTCGATTTCTTCGGCAGTCCTCATCTTTTGCTCTCTGTTTTAGCGTTTGAGGCTGCTCTTGACGGCTCTCTGACAATTACATCGGGAAAGCAATGGCTGTTGTTATGCGGAAAACGAATACCGCTGCCAAAATGGCTGACGGGGACATCTGTTGTTTCCGAATCGTTTGATGAAAGCAAGAATTGCTTCACCATTCAAGTACATGTGCAAAATACAATTCTCGGCACTCTTTTCTTTTATAAAGGAACATTTCAGGAAGAAGCGAAGAAATCATGTTAA
- the sirA gene encoding sporulation inhibitor of replication protein SirA translates to MERHYYTYLIKEEFANHYFGRESVMFELFQDYHWTSLTKQRYEMTEKQIQYITQPIPILHMHQRLKMNLSNVEYRQLDYIYRLALPKAKGHATLMMKENMIEIVASGHYEAETIFFEVLRKVSPCFLAMDFNSKRYGWLNPVKERNFV, encoded by the coding sequence ATGGAACGTCACTACTATACGTACCTGATAAAAGAGGAATTTGCCAACCACTATTTCGGACGGGAATCGGTTATGTTTGAGCTGTTTCAAGACTATCATTGGACAAGCCTAACAAAGCAGCGATATGAAATGACAGAGAAACAGATTCAATATATTACACAGCCAATCCCGATTTTACATATGCATCAGCGGTTAAAAATGAATTTAAGCAATGTGGAGTACAGGCAGCTGGATTATATTTATAGATTAGCTTTGCCGAAAGCAAAAGGCCACGCGACGTTAATGATGAAAGAGAACATGATAGAGATTGTGGCTTCGGGACATTACGAGGCAGAAACGATTTTCTTTGAAGTGTTGAGGAAAGTAAGCCCGTGCTTTCTGGCAATGGATTTCAATTCGAAGCGTTATGGATGGCTAAATCCGGTGAAAGAAAGAAATTTTGTCTAA